Proteins encoded in a region of the Candidatus Paceibacterota bacterium genome:
- the uvrA gene encoding excinuclease ABC subunit UvrA, with translation MDPDKIIIKGARVHNLKNIDVEIPKNKLVVFTGLSGSGKSSLAFDTIFAEGQRRYIESLSPYARQFLGEMDRPDVDEITGLSPAIAIDQRALSHNPRSTVGTLTEIYDYLRVLYARLGEVFCPVCGRKIQKLSPEEIVDIIINEGHELKEETVTIMSPIVRSRKGEYYQMLYDYLNLGYGQARVDGVLKSLREPLILSRYKNHSIDIVVDRVTLKDESRLFEAVENALEYSKGLVTVIFREGDSEKGAQETLLSSLWTCPDDNFAFPEIEPRLFSFNSPSGACEECHGLGRIGFELDKICPKCEGKRLKPEALSIKIKNKNIYEVTKLTIEEAYDFFTSYQAGLNEKQLKIAINLLKEINDRLKFMLEVGLNYLSLNREAETLSGGEAQRIRLASQIGSQLSGTLYVLDEPTIGLHERDTVKLINTLNILKNQGNTLVIVEHDEKTIAASDYLVDLGPGAGANGGEVVAMGDRATLLKNHNKFPRSLTLKYLTGINKISLPEKRRSKATEEIKIIGANKNNLKNTDVSFPLRKLVVLTGVSGSGKSTLLYDVLYKNLIHIKNHFNRPLEGCSKLTGSEYIDKVVVVDQSPIGRSPRSNPATYTGIWGPIRDFYAELPDSRERGYNASRFSFNVAGGRCEACEGAGFNIIEMHFMPSIMVKCDVCNGKRFNRETLQVKYKGKNISDILNLTVEEAADFFKDNWQIADKLKVLQSVGLGYLQLGQSATTLSGGEAQRIKLARELVQPLGRKTLYLLDEPTVGLHYYDIELLLKVINKLIEKGNSVVVIEHNMQIIKSADYVIDLGPEGGDKGGKLVAKGTPEEIIKSKNSYTGLYLADYLKKE, from the coding sequence TCTCCGGCCATAGCTATAGACCAGCGGGCTTTAAGCCATAATCCGCGGTCTACTGTCGGCACACTAACAGAAATTTATGATTATTTAAGAGTTCTATATGCGCGTTTGGGGGAAGTTTTTTGTCCTGTTTGCGGCAGAAAAATCCAAAAGCTTTCGCCAGAGGAAATAGTGGATATTATTATCAATGAGGGCCATGAGTTGAAAGAAGAAACCGTGACGATTATGTCTCCGATTGTGCGGTCTCGCAAGGGCGAATATTATCAGATGCTCTACGATTACCTTAATTTGGGCTATGGGCAAGCGCGGGTGGATGGCGTATTAAAATCATTAAGAGAGCCACTGATTTTATCTCGCTACAAGAACCATAGCATTGATATAGTAGTCGATAGGGTAACGCTGAAAGACGAGAGCCGTTTGTTTGAAGCGGTAGAAAATGCTTTGGAATACAGCAAAGGTTTGGTGACGGTTATTTTTAGGGAAGGAGATTCGGAAAAAGGCGCCCAAGAAACTCTTCTTTCCAGTTTATGGACTTGCCCAGATGATAATTTCGCTTTTCCCGAGATAGAACCGCGCCTTTTCTCTTTTAACAGCCCGTCCGGCGCTTGCGAAGAATGCCATGGGCTTGGTCGTATTGGTTTTGAATTAGATAAAATTTGTCCCAAGTGTGAGGGCAAAAGATTAAAGCCAGAAGCTCTCTCTATCAAAATAAAAAATAAAAATATTTATGAAGTTACTAAATTAACAATAGAAGAAGCTTATGATTTTTTTACCAGTTATCAGGCGGGACTGAATGAAAAGCAATTAAAAATTGCCATCAATCTTCTGAAAGAAATTAACGACCGTCTCAAATTTATGTTAGAGGTGGGTTTGAATTATCTTTCTCTTAATCGTGAAGCAGAAACTTTATCTGGAGGCGAGGCGCAAAGAATTAGGTTGGCTTCTCAGATCGGTTCCCAGCTTTCGGGAACCCTATATGTTCTCGATGAGCCCACCATTGGTCTGCATGAAAGAGACACGGTAAAACTAATCAACACCTTAAATATTTTAAAAAATCAGGGCAACACTTTAGTGATAGTTGAGCATGATGAAAAAACAATAGCGGCCTCGGATTATTTAGTTGATTTAGGGCCAGGAGCGGGCGCTAATGGGGGCGAAGTAGTAGCCATGGGGGACAGGGCTACTCTTTTGAAAAATCACAATAAATTCCCCCGTTCCCTTACCTTAAAATATTTGACTGGTATTAATAAAATTTCTCTTCCGGAAAAAAGACGGTCTAAGGCTACTGAAGAAATTAAAATCATAGGCGCCAACAAAAATAATTTAAAGAATACTGATGTAAGCTTTCCTTTAAGAAAATTAGTAGTGTTAACAGGCGTCTCCGGCAGTGGAAAATCCACCTTACTTTACGACGTGCTTTATAAAAATTTAATACATATCAAAAATCATTTTAATAGGCCACTAGAAGGGTGCAGCAAACTTACCGGCAGCGAATATATCGATAAAGTGGTTGTTGTAGACCAGTCTCCTATAGGCAGGAGTCCCCGCTCTAACCCAGCCACTTATACAGGAATTTGGGGACCTATTAGAGATTTTTATGCCGAGTTACCCGATTCTCGAGAACGTGGCTACAATGCTTCGCGTTTTTCTTTTAATGTGGCCGGCGGACGCTGTGAAGCTTGCGAAGGAGCTGGCTTTAATATTATTGAGATGCATTTCATGCCATCTATTATGGTAAAATGCGATGTTTGCAATGGAAAAAGATTTAATCGGGAGACTCTGCAAGTAAAATATAAGGGCAAAAATATTAGTGATATTCTAAATCTCACGGTAGAAGAAGCTGCTGATTTTTTTAAAGATAATTGGCAAATAGCCGACAAACTAAAAGTGCTTCAAAGTGTAGGGTTGGGCTACTTACAGCTGGGGCAATCGGCCACCACTCTGTCAGGAGGCGAAGCCCAAAGAATTAAATTAGCTCGTGAATTAGTCCAGCCACTGGGTAGAAAAACTCTTTATTTATTAGACGAACCAACGGTAGGGCTTCATTATTATGATATTGAATTGTTGCTTAAGGTAATTAATAAGCTCATAGAAAAGGGCAATAGCGTAGTGGTGATAGAACATAATATGCAAATTATTAAATCTGCCGATTATGTAATAGACCTGGGGCCGGAAGGCGGTGACAAGGGCGGCAAATTGGTGGCTAAAGGTACACCCGAAGAGATAATTAAAAGCAAGAACTCTTATACTGGCCTATACTTAGCCGATTATTTAAAGAAAGAATAG
- a CDS encoding DUF3298 domain-containing protein produces the protein MKKINIFGVLIILILVAWGILSHGFKENPLDPFYPFIIQDKTANENLKDGTISIKYPVTKSAVLNQAISDFITTQETDFKNNISGLSDISSATGSLDISYKSYVSDRIVSLNFDINSDTGGAHGNLNTITFNYDKVLDKMLAIKDIFVAQSNYLAQLSSLAKPLIKSKLAQSQFQDETWLEEGAGAKEENYQRFVFTKDGLTFFFDPYQVAPYAAGSQEITLPYQTL, from the coding sequence ATGAAAAAAATTAATATTTTTGGTGTATTAATCATTTTAATCCTTGTGGCCTGGGGAATCCTCAGCCATGGATTTAAAGAAAATCCACTCGACCCTTTTTACCCGTTTATTATTCAAGATAAAACTGCCAATGAAAATCTTAAGGATGGAACTATCAGTATAAAATATCCGGTTACTAAATCCGCAGTTTTAAATCAGGCTATCAGCGATTTTATTACCACCCAGGAAACAGATTTTAAAAATAATATCAGCGGCCTTAGCGATATTAGCAGCGCCACAGGCAGCTTAGATATTAGCTATAAAAGCTATGTTTCTGACAGAATCGTGAGTTTGAATTTTGATATAAATAGCGATACTGGTGGCGCTCACGGCAATCTTAATACCATTACTTTTAATTATGATAAAGTGTTAGACAAGATGCTGGCTATCAAAGATATTTTTGTTGCGCAATCGAATTATCTTGCGCAATTGTCTAGCTTAGCCAAACCATTAATCAAAAGCAAATTGGCTCAATCCCAGTTCCAAGACGAGACCTGGCTAGAGGAAGGGGCGGGGGCTAAGGAAGAAAATTATCAGCGCTTCGTTTTTACTAAAGATGGGCTGACATTCTTTTTTGATCCTTACCAAGTAGCCCCTTACGCTGCCGGCTCTCAAGAGATTACTTTACCCTACCAAACTCTTG
- a CDS encoding DNA alkylation repair protein, whose protein sequence is CRLLASIIADARELNGKEMDVWARDFDSWDICDLTCMNVFRYHPLALQKCLAWSREEREYYKRASFALMAALASDKKNKISNEEFEKFFPLLVKNANDERNYVKKAVSWALRQIGKRNESLRQEAMAVAASIIKLNTPSARFIGGDALRELRSKGQIK, encoded by the coding sequence TGCCGATTATTAGCTTCCATTATCGCGGATGCGCGAGAACTGAATGGGAAAGAAATGGATGTTTGGGCTAGAGATTTTGATTCTTGGGATATCTGCGACCTTACCTGCATGAATGTTTTTCGTTATCATCCCCTGGCGTTGCAAAAATGTTTGGCTTGGTCAAGGGAAGAGCGCGAATATTATAAAAGGGCTAGTTTTGCCCTTATGGCAGCGCTAGCTTCTGACAAGAAAAATAAAATTTCCAATGAAGAATTCGAAAAATTCTTTCCCTTGTTGGTGAAGAATGCTAATGATGAGAGAAATTATGTTAAAAAAGCGGTCAGTTGGGCCTTAAGGCAAATAGGCAAACGCAATGAATCGCTTCGTCAAGAGGCGATGGCAGTGGCGGCGTCAATAATAAAATTAAATACTCCTTCGGCAAGGTTTATTGGGGGAGACGCTTTGCGAGAATTAAGGTCTAAAGGGCAAATAAAGTAA
- a CDS encoding GIY-YIG nuclease family protein, with the protein MVNKTIIKELPKGPGVYRFISNKGVVLYVGKATSLKQRVSHYFDKGLEPRIQEMVNAASDVKIIQTDTVLEALILEANLIKKYWPKYNIKDRDDRSFIYIAIPRGDFPKPIIGRERELKTLAPQGQIFGPYQGIRTVREALKIIRRVFPYSTCQPNSGKPCFDYQIGLCPGLCIGKISKKDYNKNIKNIVLLLKGGKTKLLDKLERENPEKAQALKHLQDVALIHDDSLLPTAMYQEERIEGYDISHLTGKETYGSMVVFRNGEADNREYRLFKVKNAPASDDLRALAEVVSRRLNHPEWPYPVLFLIDGGRPQIQFLEKLFKLKKVKIPLVGLSKYGGDKLVFGNNLSKALKENLASQKQLLERVRDEAHRFANKGRRHSRQSQWKLF; encoded by the coding sequence ATGGTAAACAAAACTATAATTAAAGAGCTCCCTAAGGGTCCTGGGGTTTATCGATTTATCTCTAACAAAGGAGTGGTTTTATATGTAGGCAAAGCGACTTCTTTAAAGCAAAGAGTTTCGCACTATTTTGATAAAGGGCTGGAACCGCGTATTCAGGAAATGGTAAACGCAGCCAGCGATGTAAAAATAATTCAAACTGATACGGTATTAGAGGCTTTAATTTTAGAGGCGAATTTAATTAAAAAATATTGGCCTAAATATAATATCAAGGACAGGGATGACCGTTCCTTTATCTATATTGCCATACCCAGAGGAGATTTCCCCAAGCCTATTATTGGCAGAGAAAGAGAATTAAAGACTCTCGCGCCCCAGGGGCAAATCTTTGGCCCTTATCAAGGGATAAGAACAGTCAGAGAGGCTTTAAAAATTATTCGCCGGGTATTTCCTTATAGCACTTGTCAACCCAATTCTGGCAAACCATGTTTTGATTATCAAATCGGTTTATGCCCTGGTTTATGCATAGGCAAGATTAGCAAAAAAGATTATAATAAAAATATAAAAAATATTGTTTTATTGCTGAAAGGGGGAAAAACTAAACTATTAGATAAACTGGAAAGAGAAAACCCGGAAAAAGCCCAAGCCCTCAAACATCTCCAAGATGTGGCGCTTATTCATGACGACAGTTTATTGCCAACTGCAATGTATCAGGAGGAAAGAATAGAGGGATACGATATTTCTCATTTAACGGGCAAGGAAACATACGGGTCAATGGTGGTTTTTAGAAATGGCGAGGCAGATAATCGCGAATATCGTTTATTTAAAGTGAAAAATGCTCCCGCTAGCGATGATTTGAGAGCGTTAGCAGAAGTGGTATCTAGAAGGCTAAATCATCCAGAATGGCCCTATCCCGTTTTGTTTCTTATTGATGGCGGTCGGCCGCAGATACAGTTCTTGGAAAAATTATTTAAACTTAAAAAGGTAAAAATTCCTTTAGTTGGTTTATCCAAATATGGCGGAGATAAATTGGTTTTCGGGAATAATCTGTCCAAAGCTTTAAAAGAAAATTTGGCTAGTCAGAAGCAACTATTAGAGAGGGTAAGAGATGAAGCCCACCGATTCGCTAATAAAGGACGCAGGCACAGTCGCCAAAGCCAGTGGAAATTATTTTAA
- the uppS gene encoding polyprenyl diphosphate synthase produces the protein MENQIPQHIGFVVDGNRRWAKTNGLSVNDGHRAGCENIETIARACFALGIPSVTFYVFSTENWNRSAQEVNFLMNLFKKRIAQYILKFSQENIKINIIGEKDRLSQPLKNIIAQANRKTLVTIKGNLNLALNYGGQAEIISICRKLVREGKVISKAAINRNLYLANQPPVDLIIRTSGEMRLSGFLLWQSAYAELYFSKKYWPEFNTADLQSALKDYSSRQRRFGK, from the coding sequence ATGGAGAATCAAATTCCGCAGCATATTGGCTTTGTTGTAGATGGCAATAGGCGTTGGGCAAAAACCAACGGCTTGTCTGTTAATGACGGCCATCGAGCTGGATGTGAAAATATAGAAACTATAGCCAGAGCCTGTTTTGCTTTAGGCATTCCCTCGGTTACTTTTTATGTTTTTTCTACCGAGAATTGGAATAGAAGCGCGCAAGAAGTTAATTTTCTTATGAATCTTTTTAAAAAAAGGATCGCCCAATATATTTTGAAGTTTAGCCAAGAAAATATTAAGATAAATATTATAGGCGAAAAAGATAGGCTCTCGCAACCGTTAAAAAATATCATTGCGCAAGCAAACAGAAAGACGCTCGTAACAATTAAGGGGAATTTAAATCTAGCTTTAAACTATGGCGGCCAGGCAGAAATAATTTCTATTTGCCGTAAATTAGTGCGAGAAGGGAAGGTTATTAGCAAGGCGGCCATAAATAGAAATTTATATTTGGCTAATCAGCCTCCGGTAGATTTAATTATAAGGACTTCTGGAGAAATGCGTTTGTCTGGCTTTCTTCTATGGCAATCAGCCTACGCAGAACTTTATTTTAGTAAAAAATATTGGCCAGAATTTAATACCGCCGATTTGCAATCTGCCCTGAAGGATTATTCTAGTAGGCAAAGAAGGTTTGGGAAATAA
- a CDS encoding Smr/MutS family protein, whose product MNKYQRFNLPEEEIDYHLFGPGVTREEIELYTQSNLEDFKEAGLKIVRLVTGQGLHSPHGPIIRPIVLAYLEKLEKQGAIKSYTYEKSFNGPNEGSIIVRL is encoded by the coding sequence ATGAATAAATATCAGCGCTTTAATTTGCCGGAGGAAGAAATTGATTACCATCTTTTTGGTCCAGGCGTTACTCGTGAAGAAATTGAGCTCTATACCCAGTCAAATCTGGAAGATTTTAAAGAAGCCGGGTTGAAAATAGTCAGATTAGTAACTGGCCAGGGTCTTCATTCGCCGCATGGCCCTATAATTCGTCCTATAGTTTTGGCCTACCTAGAGAAACTAGAAAAGCAGGGAGCCATTAAGAGTTATACTTACGAGAAATCATTTAATGGGCCCAATGAGGGCTCTATCATAGTGCGTCTCTAA